A window of bacterium genomic DNA:
CGCCGATTTGAATGAAATGGTGCTGGACTTCTGCGCCACCATGACGGTGGATTCGGTCTACTGCGCGGGCGCGCCCAGCACCTTTACGCGCAATACCACGCTGAGCCAGATCACCGTCGCCATGGACCGCGTCTATCCTATCGGGCAGACGGTCAACGTGCGCGTCGTGTGGCACGGCACGCCCTGCCTGACCAACGAGAACCCCTCCTATTCCTTCTATGACCGCAACGTCAACGGGCATCTGGTGCCATCCGTCTCCACGCTCTCCGAGCCTTTCGGCGCGCGCGACTGGTGGCCCTGCAAGGATGTCGTCGGCGACAAGGCCGACAGCGCGCGGATTACCGTTACGGTAGCCGACACGGTGACGGTCACCTCCAACGGGCTGCTCGAATCCACGGTCACCGTGCCGCCCTCTTCGCGGAGGTTCACGTGGTTCCACAGTTACCCCTTATCCACTTACCTGATCTGCTTTGCCGCCACCAACTACGCCCACTTCCGCGAATGGTACGTAGCCCTCAATGGCGACAGCATGCCGATGGATATGTATCCCTATCCGGAATATCTGTCCAACGCTCAGGTCTCCTGGAGCAATTGCCCGCAGATGGTGACTTTTTTGGCCAACACCTTCGGCGAGTATCCGTTCGTGCGCGAAAAATACGGCATGACGAACTTCCAATGGTCGGGCGGCATGGAGCACCAGACCAACACCTTCTACGGCTACCAGATCACCACCGGCGACCATTATTACGATTGGATCGAATTGCATGAACTCTCTCACCAGTGGTGGGGAGACCGCACCACGTGCGACACGTGGCCGGATATCTGGCTGAATGAGGGCTTTGCCTCGTACATGGAAGCATTGTGGGTGGAGCACTTGAACGGTTTTCAGGCGTTGCGCAATTACGAAACGAATTTGGGCAACAACGGGGTGTCGGACCCCTCCGGCCCGGTGTACAATCCGAACCCGCTGTTCGACGGCAATACCGTCTACAACAAGGGATCGTGGATTCTGCACATGCTGCGTGGCGTGATGCATAACGACTCCCTCTTCTTTGCTGCCATGCGCTACTACGGCGAGCAGCACAACTACGGCAATGCCACCACGGCGCAGTTTCTGGCGGATATGTCCACCGTGGCGGGGTACGATCTGGAGCCGTATGTCCACACCTACCTCTACCGTACCAACCGCCCGCGGTTTCGCCCCACCATCGAGACCGGCATTCTCGATGGTCAACTGCACACCATTGTGCGCATCCGGCAGACCCAAACCAACGTGGATACGACCTTCCGCACACGGCTGGATCTGCGCTTTGCCAACGCTCAGGACACGGCCCGGCGGCGAGTGGAGAATTCCGAATGGCAGCAGCGCTACCATTTTAATTTAGGATTCGCGCCCATTGCCCGGCAGCTTGTCATCGATCCGGATGACTGGGTGCTGAAGACGGTTCAGAACATGGACTCGACCGCGCTGCTTATTTTGAATGACGTTGTGGATTCGGGAATGGTGGGGATCCCTTATGCAGATACGCTGGTGGCAGTCGGTGGCGGAACCTCGGCGCGTACATGGAGCATCCTCTCCGGATCCCTGCCGCCGGATATTTCGCTGTCCGCCAATGGGCTCCTCGCCGGTAACCCCAGCCAGGCCGGAACCTATTCGTTCCGTGTGCGCGTGGCGAACACCAGCAGCGCCGACACGGTTGGTTTCTCGATGGTGGTCCTCTCGCCGATTATGGCTCCGGAGCATCTGACCGTCTATCTGCAATCGGATGGCCGCGTGCGTCTGGCCTGGCCGGCCGTGGCTTTGGCTGACAGCTACTATATCTACCGCGCCGATCATCCGGATATGCTGAACGTGCAGCACATTCTGACCACCACTGTTCCCTTTGCCTTCGATTCTACGGTACAAGTTACCCCGCCGGACGCGGCAACACGCTTCTATCAGGTCACCACTGTCGAGCGGTGGCCGAGGTAAGTACAGACCGAAAAGCGGAATGCATAAAAGAAACTGGCCAGACATGTTGTCTGGCCAGTGGTATTTTTGAGAAGGGGTGAAGCCGCTCAGTATGTGCGATGGGCGCGCAGCAACTGGAGGACATCCCGGACCCAGCGCATGCTGCAGCGGGCCTGACAGCCTTCAAGGTTGCGGTGATCGCTACAGTGTCCGGAGCAACTCTCCGCGCCGGCATTCAGGAAATCCTCGTGCGGCCCCTTGTAGAGTGGCCGAAAGGCCCGAGCCTTCAGGGCCAAGGTCGAGAGGCAGCCTTCAACGCGATGGGTAAACAGAATCAACCCTTCGTCCGGGTTGTCGAAAAACGCCTGATACCCGTTCAGGGCGAGCGTCGGATCGGAGACAAAACTCTCCCGGTCCTCCCAGACAGTGTGGCACATATTGCAGGTCTTGAACGGAGTGGCTACGGGAGCGGCTGCTCCAGCCTCCGCAGGCGAAAGAGTGTCTTGTACAGCTTGCATAAAGGGTATCTTTCTCAGGGAATCAGATAAAACAGTTTTCTATATTCGCTTCCACAAACTTAAAGCAAAGAATCCGGTTGCAAAAACTATGTCACATATGCAGATCAAAGGTATGCTATTATAAAGATTCCCGCAGTAAGCAATTACCCGAAGGCAGAGCATTCGCAAACAGCATTTCAACTTTGCCGTGCAGGCAAAAAGCACTTCCCTGATACGCAACGGGCCGGACAAAAGTGCCCGGCCCGTTTCACAGAGTGTCTTTCTACGACCATCCATCTATTACTTCACCGCGCGAACCTTGATTGAGACCACGGCTTCCAAAGCCTCGGTGCGCAGATCATCGCCAATCACTTCCAAGCCCACATCATACACACTCTGATCCACAATCGTAATGTTGCGGAAACCTGCTTCCTGCATCAGCGTCAGATAGTCTTCCTTCATCGAGGCTCCTGCCACGCAGCCCACGTAGGCCTCCACTGAGTTCTTCAACTTCTCCGAAAGCGGTCGACGCAGCACGAGATCCGACACCAGCAGGCGGCCGCCCGGTTTCAGCACCCGTAGTGCCTCGCCGAAGACCCGAGGCTTGTCGGGCGAGAGGTTGATCACACAGTTGGAGATAATCACATCCACGCTGTTGTCCGCTACCGGCAAATGCTCAATTTCCCCCAAGCGGAACTCCGTGTTGGTGCACTCGGTCTTGGCGGCATTGTGGCGCGCCTTCTCCAGCATCTGCGGAGTCATGTCCACGCCGATCACATGCCCTTCGGGGCCTACCTCGCGCGAGGCCAGAAAGCAGTCGAAGCCCGCGCCGCACCCCAAGTCCAGTACGGTTTCCCCGGGTTTAACCTGTGCATATTCAAGAGGATTGCCACAGCCGAGGCCCAGATTAGCGCCGGCTGGAACATCTTTCAGATCTTCCAGCTTGTAGCCGATCTTCTGCGCCACTGCATCCACATCCTGCGCGCCGCCACAGCACGTGCCACCGCAGCCGCACAGCGAACCACTGTTCTCCGCTGCCTGTGCATAGCGCTCCCGCACCACCGTGCGGACATCTTCCGTCGGTTCCATAGTCTCTCTCCCGGTCTTATAAACAGTAGGTCTTTCCAGTATTTCGATGAGTTCGCGAAATCGCGCCAGCGCCGCGTCGTTGATGCA
This region includes:
- a CDS encoding M1 family aminopeptidase yields the protein MKVKTGLWVVVLLALAGAVALAVDSADNAPPANPREFHEREAARIRRGIEAEQQQAITSTQNDYDVTYYDLWIDARAYSAHQMSGAVNITARSLAADLNEMVLDFCATMTVDSVYCAGAPSTFTRNTTLSQITVAMDRVYPIGQTVNVRVVWHGTPCLTNENPSYSFYDRNVNGHLVPSVSTLSEPFGARDWWPCKDVVGDKADSARITVTVADTVTVTSNGLLESTVTVPPSSRRFTWFHSYPLSTYLICFAATNYAHFREWYVALNGDSMPMDMYPYPEYLSNAQVSWSNCPQMVTFLANTFGEYPFVREKYGMTNFQWSGGMEHQTNTFYGYQITTGDHYYDWIELHELSHQWWGDRTTCDTWPDIWLNEGFASYMEALWVEHLNGFQALRNYETNLGNNGVSDPSGPVYNPNPLFDGNTVYNKGSWILHMLRGVMHNDSLFFAAMRYYGEQHNYGNATTAQFLADMSTVAGYDLEPYVHTYLYRTNRPRFRPTIETGILDGQLHTIVRIRQTQTNVDTTFRTRLDLRFANAQDTARRRVENSEWQQRYHFNLGFAPIARQLVIDPDDWVLKTVQNMDSTALLILNDVVDSGMVGIPYADTLVAVGGGTSARTWSILSGSLPPDISLSANGLLAGNPSQAGTYSFRVRVANTSSADTVGFSMVVLSPIMAPEHLTVYLQSDGRVRLAWPAVALADSYYIYRADHPDMLNVQHILTTTVPFAFDSTVQVTPPDAATRFYQVTTVERWPR
- the arsM gene encoding arsenite methyltransferase, with translation MEASEKQVAETLDEELARLAKALGHAHRVAILRFLRSCAACICGDIVEQMPIAQSTVSQHLKKLKAAGWIDGEIEGPRTCYCINDAALARFRELIEILERPTVYKTGRETMEPTEDVRTVVRERYAQAAENSGSLCGCGGTCCGGAQDVDAVAQKIGYKLEDLKDVPAGANLGLGCGNPLEYAQVKPGETVLDLGCGAGFDCFLASREVGPEGHVIGVDMTPQMLEKARHNAAKTECTNTEFRLGEIEHLPVADNSVDVIISNCVINLSPDKPRVFGEALRVLKPGGRLLVSDLVLRRPLSEKLKNSVEAYVGCVAGASMKEDYLTLMQEAGFRNITIVDQSVYDVGLEVIGDDLRTEALEAVVSIKVRAVK